The Saprospiraceae bacterium genome contains the following window.
ATGTAGAAAGTTAAATGATTCTTTCTCTGGACGCGGGTTCGAATCCCGCCAGCTCCACCAAATTCAATTAAGAATTAAAAATTAAGAATTACGAATTATGGGAGCGTAGCGTACATCCCGCGTACTCGCGGGACGAATTGCAGGCGCATTAGCCTTCTTGAGTATCGACAATTTTTTGAGATCAATATGCAATAGCATTAATTTGAGATCCTTTGTCTGGTAAATTCTGACTAATTTATCGAAAGTATATGCTTATATTTTTACAATTACTTTGCTTGAGTGTGAATGTGGCCAAAATAAATTGAGATAATAAATTCCTGATTTCAGCTTGCTAAGTTCGATGATGTTTTGATCTTTATCAAAACGGTCTTTTGTCCAAACGATTTCACCCAATGTATTGATCACTTGAATTTTTATAATTTGATCCAATGGTAAATCAGGGCTTTTGATTGAAATTGAATTAAGAAATGGATTTGGTTCAATGGAAAATTGTACTTTCTCATCAAGTTGATTTGTTTTTACCCAACCATTGAAACAATTAAACAAATTGTGATTGTAAAACAAAGATATTTTCGACGAGTACTCTTTTAAAAGTTTAATGGCACTTAAATGATTTCCTGTAAAATCTCTTGCATATGTAAAAGCAAAATTTGGACTAACAATTTCAGAGTTATTTATACGATCAAGTTTTATAATAACAATACTATGTTCTGAATTCATAGGTGAAATCCCTAATTGAGTCCAGCCGGTATCATAAGGATTGCCTGTAAAAGCATAATTTGTATAATCACTTCTTGGAGGATCGTAGCCATTTCCTCCTCTGGTTAGATGATATCCATCGCGCCAACTTGAATTCAACATTCTGTAATATTCTATGGCGGTTGTAGGTGTGCCGGTAGCAGCTGGGAAGTTGCCTTGATTTGAATTATAGTACATAAAAGAATGTACAGGATAATTTAAAAGTGTGCATCCTTGCACTGGTGGATTTACACCATAAACCAAATCGGTGTCGGATGAATTGTAAGAATATGCTAAGTTTTTATTTACATCAAAACCGATATAATCATCAAGGGAACTTCCAATTTTATAATCGGTAAATAACCCTATAAAAAAATCAAAATATTCTGATTTTGACCTATTGTAAAGATTAAATTTAACAAACACGGTTTGATTTAAAGTTGTATCGGATGA
Protein-coding sequences here:
- a CDS encoding T9SS type A sorting domain-containing protein: MLQLLNVSILILLFHPLSQSQTIEYLDINDIKASVSADGRLFRNGFEIPKGSKRNTIREANLWLGAYDVQHDLKIAANTIRNQSDFFYGPAAIDYNDSSYIKRYNRTWKINQTEINNHVRNFMTPGYQIPNSIKDWPGNGNTANGEAQLLAPFEDLNKNKIYEPEKGDYPIICGDQAIYYIINDAKSIHTNSNGYPLDAEIHGMVYAFKNSSDTTLNQTVFVKFNLYNRSKSEYFDFFIGLFTDYKIGSSLDDYIGFDVNKNLAYSYNSSDTDLVYGVNPPVQGCTLLNYPVHSFMYYNSNQGNFPAATGTPTTAIEYYRMLNSSWRDGYHLTRGGNGYDPPRSDYTNYAFTGNPYDTGWTQLGISPMNSEHSIVIIKLDRINNSEIVSPNFAFTYARDFTGNHLSAIKLLKEYSSKISLFYNHNLFNCFNGWVKTNQLDEKVQFSIEPNPFLNSISIKSPDLPLDQIIKIQVINTLGEIVWTKDRFDKDQNIIELSKLKSGIYYLNLFWPHSHSSKVIVKI